The Planctomycetia bacterium region TCAGTGTTCCGACTCCCATGGCAACAGCACCGGTGCCTCGATGATGCGCTCTCGACGGTCGCTCGACCGCTGGCCGTACCTGCTCGTTGCCGGATCGGCCGCGGTGCTCGCGGTGCTGGCGTCGCTCTGGGTCGGCGCGGAGATCGGCCGCGAGCGGGTGCGCCGCCGAGGCGAAGACCGGGAACGGGTCGAGCAGGCCGCGACGGTCGTGCGGACGGAACTCGCGCGGCTCGAAGGCGACCTGCTCCGGGCCGCGACCGCGTCGCCCGCGCAGGTGCAGGCGCTGCTCGTGAGCCGGCGCGAGACCGCAAGCCCGCTGGCCGACACGATGCTGCTCGTGGATGGAGACCGCGTGGTCTACCCGGCCTGGTGCGAAGCGGAGTCGAAGCCCGGCGACGCTGCCGTTGCCGGCCCGGACGAGGCGGCGCTCGGGGCCGTGCGGACCCGGGCGCTCGCCGGTGCGCCGGCCGCGGAGGTCGAGGCCGGATACCAACGTCTGATCGCCGACGCAGAACCACCGACGGCCGATGCGGCCCGGCTGGCGCTGGCTGGGTTTCTTGCTCGTCAGGGACGTGCCGCCGAGGCGGCGCGGCAGGCGCGGTTGTTGGCCGCCGACGAGGCGGCGCGGATCGAAGACCGGCTGCTTGCGGCCGGGCTGCGGGCCCGGATCGCGGCGGATGCCGAACGCAAGGTTGCACAGGCCGCCGCGCTCGACCTTGTGCGGCTCGCCGACGGCCGCGCAGCGCCGCTGGCCCGCCGGCTCGTCATCGACGACCTGCGGAACGCCGCCGCCACCGATGCGGAGGCGACTGGCGCGGCCGACGCAGCGTGGCTGGAGACGCTCGCCGCGGAGGAAGCGGCGATCACGATGCGGGAGCGGCACTGCCGCGACCTGCTTGCTCGGCGGCCGAGCCTTGCCATCTCCCCCGATCTCCCTTCGGGGCAGGTGACGTACACCGAAGGCGAGCGGTTGTGCGGTGCGACCCGCACCGCCGCCGGTCAGACGATGTTCTTTGCGGGGAGTCGCCGCCGGCTCATCGACCACCTGCAAGCGCTCCTGCCCGGCGGGTCGGTGGTGGTGAAGATCAGTGAGGGCGAGTCGGCGACCAGCGCGAACGTCACACTGCCGCTGCCGCCTCCGTTGAGTGAGCGGTCACTCGTGCTCGTCGCGGCCACGCCCGGCGCCGGCGGGCTCGGCCCGCTGCCGGTCGCCCTGATCGCGCTCATGACGGCGGCGCTCGGCGGGCTCGGGCTCGGCCTGCGGTCGGTGTGGCGGGCGGAGGCACGGGCCCGGGAACTGGCCGAGGCCCGCCGCGACCTGATCGCGGGCGTGTCGCACGAGCTCCGCACGCCGCTGGCCGTGCTCCGCATGTATTCGGATCTCCTTGGCGGCGACGTCGAACCCGACAGCCCCGCTGCCGGCCGCGTGCGCACGCTCCATGCCGAGACCGTGCGGATGTGCGGCCTCGTCGAGAACCTCCTGGCCCTCGGCCATCTCGACCGCAGGCGGGTGGAGCCGGCGCTGCTGCCGCTCGACGTGACCGCGATTGCCCGCGAGGCGATCGATCTCGCCCGGCCGCTCGCCGAACGGGCGGGCTGCCTGATCGACGCCCCGCCGGACGACACAGGCACGCGGATCGTGGGCGTGGCCGACCGTGGCCTCGTCATGCAGATCCTGATGAACCTCATCGACAACGCGCTCAAGTACGGCCGGCCGGCCGAGGAGCGGCCCGCAGGCCCGCCGGGCGCCGAAGATTGCATCGAGGTCCGCTGCGGCCGCCGCGGCGACCGGGTCGAGATCGCCGTCGCCGATCGTGGACCGGGCGTGCCCGAGGCGGAGCGGGAGCGGATCTTCGAGCGGTTCGGCCGGGGCGCGGCGGCAGCCAAGACGCGAGCTCCGGGCCTCGGCCTGGGCCTGGCCCTCAGCCGTGAAACGGCCCGGCTCATGGGGGGCGACATCGGCGTCGCCCCGCGACCCGGCGGCGGCAGTGTCTTTACACTGGAATTGCCCGCAGCACCGAGCGCAGCGATCACAGCGACATCGGCGGGCAATGTGGCCGGTATGGCCGAGGTGGCCAACGTGGCAGAGGAGAGACGACGTGCCCTTCGTGCTCGTGGTTGAAGACGACCCGGCCCTCGGAGCCGGCCTCGAGGAATGCTTCCGTCGGGAGCATTTCGACGTCCACCTGGAGCGGGACGGCGCAGAGGGGCTGGCCGCCGCGCGGGATCGCGCGCCCGACTGCATCGTCCTCGACGTCATGCTCCCGGGCATGAACGGCTTCGACGTCGTCCGCACGTTCCGGGCCGGGGGCGGCGCGGCGCCGGTGCTGTTTCTCACCGCCCGGGCCGAGGAGGCCGATCGCATCCTCGGGCTGGAGATGGGGGGCGACGACTACCTCGTCAAGCCGTTCTCCAATCGCGAGCTGATCGCCCGCGTCCGGGCACTCCTGCGCCGGGCCCGGCGGCCGGAGGAGCCGGCCGGGCAGATCGCGTGCGCGGGCTTCGTGCTCGAGCCCGAGGCGGGCGTGCTCACGCTGCCCTGCGGGCGGGTGGTGGAACTGGCCCGCTACGAGACGGAGATCCTTCGGCGGTTGTTCGCCACGCCCGGCAAGGTCGTGCCCCGCAGCCGGCTGCTCGACGAGATCTGGGGCTGGGGAGGCGAGACGACGACGCGGGTCGTCGATTTCCACGTCGGCAACCTGCGCCGCAAGGTCGAATCCGACCCGGCCCGGCCGACGCACATCCTCACGGCCCACGGCCGCGGCTACCGCTGGGCCGGCGGCTGACGCGGCGGTCGCCCGTCCGGGCTTTCGGCTGCGCCCGTTCGTGGCGGTAGGCTACCGCACGGAGGCGTCCCCCGTGCGATGCCTTCCCTTTCTCCTGCAGGAACTGCGACGTGGCAACGGCAGAAACAAATCCTCGGCCCGTGTTGAGTTACGCCGTCGAGGCCGGTGCGGGTGGCCGCGTGGAGTTTACCGGTCCCTTTCAGCAGGGCCAGCGACTGACGGTCGTGGTGATAGCGGAACCGCAAGCCGAGTTTGCCGACCTCGCCGCCGCATCCGGTTCCAGCCTGGCATTCTGGGATAATTCGCTCGATGACGAGGATTGGAATGCAGCCGCGGCAGGGTGACATCGTCCTCGTGCCGGTGCCGTTCACGGACCTTTCGAGTCGCAAGCGCCGGCCCGTCATCGTCGTGTCGTCGGATGGCTACAACGCCGCCGGCCTCGACATGCTCGTTGTCGCCATGACGTCGAATCCGATGCAAACGAAGTGGTCGTTTGTCATCTCGTCACAGGACCTGATCGATGGGCGATTGAACCGTCCCGGCACGTTGACGCAGGGTGGTCGGTGGCTCGTCCACCGTGTATCCCCGGCCGGTGGGCAGACTTTTTCTGCCGGCGCCTACGCCTCGTCCTCGAGGCCGTGCTCCTGGAGCTTCTTGCGCAGCGTGTTGCGGTTGATGCCCAGCCGGGCCGCGGCCTTGAGCTGCACCCCGCCGCAGGCGGCGAGCATCTGCGCGATCAATTCCCGCTCCACCCGGCTGACGACGCGTTCGAAGAGGTTCTCGTCGTTCGGGCCGGCCGTCGTCATCCCTTGCTCGACGAGATCGCGGGCCAGGCTGTCGAGATCCCCCCCGCGGCCCGGGGCGGGCGACGCCGCGCGGTCGCCGCGCATCGCCGGCGGCAGGAGGTCGAGTGTCAGCTCGTCCCCCGGCGCCATCACCACGCACCGCTCGACCACGTTCTGCAGTTCGCGGACGTTGCCCGGCCAGTGGTACTTGGAGAGCGCCTCGGCCGCCTCCTTCTGGATGTGGACGACGTAGCGGTCGTTCTGGTCGTTGTAGTGCTCGAGGAAGTGGCTGACGAGGAGCGGGATGTCGTCCCGCCGGGCGCGGAGCGGCGGCAGCTGGATCGGCACCACGTTGAGCCGGTAGTACAGGTCCTCGCGAAAGTTCTCGCGGGCGACCTCGTCGAGCAGGTCGCGGTTGCTCGCGGCGATGACCCGCGTGTCCACCCGGATCGTCTCCGTGTCGCCGACGCGCTCGAACTCCCGCTCCTGAAGGACGCGGAGCAGCTTGACCTGGAGCTTGGGCGTCGTGGAGTTGATCTCGTCGAGGAAGATCGTGCCGGTGTGGGCCGCCTCGAAGCGGCCGGTGCGGTTGGCGACCGCGCCGGTGAACGAGCCGCGGACGTGGCCGAAGAGCTCGCTCTCCAGGAGGCTCTCCGAGAGGGCGCCGCAGTTGACGCGGACGAACGGCCCGCTGCCGCGCGGCGAGAGCTCGTGGATCGCCTTGGCGATCAGTTCCTTGCCCGTCCCCGTCTCGCCGAGGAGGAGCACCGAGGCGTTCGTGGCCGCCACCCGGCGCGTGGTGCCGTAGACGTCGAGCATCGCCCGGCTGCCGCCGATCAGCCCGCGGAGCGGCGGGGCCGGCGTCTGGTCAGCGTTCGGATCGGGCTGGCGCAGCATCGGCGGGGATCGGTTCGAGGGGCCGGCGCGGCGGTTCCAACACGTCGAGGACCGCCGCTGCCGCCGCACGGGCCTCCTCGTCCACGGCCTGATTGTACCGTGCCTGGACCGCGCGCATCTCCCGCGAATCGAGGAGCACGCCGAAGCGTGCGACGCTGGCCTTGAACGCGGCCTGGGCCACGCTCCGCTGGGCGGCCGGGAGCTCGATGCGCTCAGCCTCGCGCTGGAGCGCGGCCTGGGCCTCGGCGCGGCCGATCGTCGCCAGCAGCGAGGCCGCCGCCGTCCCGAGCGGCGGCTCGAGCAGGCCGCGACGGGCGATCGGCACGGCGGCCGACACGTCCCAGCCGCGCCGACCGAGACGGCCGAGCACGGAGAGCGCCTCGCGGGCCCGGGCGAGGCGTGCCGCGGCGCGGCCGGCCCGCAGCGCGGGATCGACAGCCGGCGGGCCGGCGACGGCGGCGAGCGTTGCCGGAAACCGGGCGGGCGCCGTCTCCCGGCCCGTCTGCGGATCGATCGTGGCCGTGAAGAAGCTGTCGAGCCGGTCGACGAGCGTCATTCCGGCGATCCCGCGATACGTGGCCACGAGATCGCGGACGAAGCAGCGGCGGTCGTCGTCGTCGAGGACGTCGATCGCGACGAGCACGGGCGGCGGCGAGACCGCGCCGGTCCGCAGGAACTGCACCGTCTCCAGCGCCGAGGGCCGGGCGGTGCGGGCGGCGAGGATCACGAGCACGACGTCGGCCGACTCACGAACTGCCAGCACGGCGTCACGGCCGGAGGAGACGATCACCGGCTCGTAGTCGAAGCGGGACACGGCGGCAGCGAGTTCCTGGGCCTCGGCAAGGATCGGATGCGCCACCACGACCCGGTCCGGCCCGCGGGCGGTCGCCGCGCGGAGCAGGGTCTCCAGCACCCGGCTCGACCCGCGGTAGGCCGGCGGGCCGGCCCGCAGCGCGAGCGTGCGGGCAGCGGCGAACTGCAGGGCGTCGTCGGGAACCTCCAGGCTGCGGACGAGCGCGTCACGGACGGCGGGGCTCAGCGGGGCGTCGGCTTTTCCTGCGGCCGGCGGCTGGGCAAGCGCGGTCGCGGCGGCCGCCGCGGCCTCGTGCATGCCCCGGTCGCGGGCGAGGTCGACGAGATCGGCGACGGCTTCCTCCGCGTAGTTCTCCGGCCCGCTGACCGCCTCGCGCAGCCTGCCGGGCTCGATGCGGTCGAGTGCCTTGGCCGGGTCGCCCGCGAGCACGAGCGTCTCCTCCAGCCGGGCGAGCATAGCGAGCCTGATCGCCTTCTGGTCGCGCGTGCCCAGCGCCATCATGTCGCGGGCGAGGTGCATCGCCTCCAGCGCACGGGCCGCGCGGAGCGGCATGCGGATGCGGGCCAGGCGACCCGCCTGGCCGTCCCAGATGTGGCGGTCGACGAAGCCCGCGACCGGGCCACCGAACGCCGCCTCGGCGGTGCGCGAATCGGTGATCGGCTGGAGCGCGAGCGTGTCTGCGGGAGGCAGCCCCGCGGGGCTGAGCGTCCGGTCGAGCCGGCGGGCGAGCAGGGCGGCCGCCGCCGCCGCGGTCGGCAGCGGAACGGCGCTGGCCGCGTCGCCACGGCTGCGGTCGCCGAGCAGCCGCTCCGCGGCCGCCCGGATCGGGGCGGGCGTGTCGGCCACGAGTGCCGGCGCCAGCAGGAAGGTGTCGATGTCGTCCGCCCCGCTTGCCCCCAGAGCCTCGATGATCCCGCGCCAGTGTGCCAGGTCCCCCGTGCCGAGCCAGGCGAGGAGCGGCTGGCGGGCGTCGGCGCCGAGGTCGCGGACGAGGCCCCGGGCCAGATCGCGGGCCCGTGCCTGCCGCGGGTCGTCCGACTGCAGAACGTCCACGAGCGCGGGAATCGCGTCCTGCCGGGCCGCCGCGAGGCGGGCGGCAGCCGCCATCCGCTCGGCGGCCGAGTCGGCCGCCAGGTCCGCGGCCGCCTGGGCGAGCCGGGCCGGATCGCGGCGGCGCGCGGCCGCGGCGTCGCGCATCGCCGCCAGCACCTGCGTCACAGCCGGGTCGCGGCTGTGCAGCGTCCGATCCAGCGCGGCGAGGTCGCCGGCCGGAAACGCGTCGCCGAGGTCGGCGAGCAGTTCGCCCCGCGCATCACCGGCATCGCCGATCGATTTCAGGAGCTGGCGGAAGTACCGCAAGGCCACGTCGGGAGCCTCGATGGCGGCGGCCCGGATCGCGGCCTCGAGCAGCAGCGGCGGCGTGTCGCGGCGCGACGAGGCGAGTGAATCGACGACCGCCTGCTGCATGTCGTCGAGCACGGGCTGCGCCTGGACGACCGTGGTCGCGCAGGCGACGAGCAGGCCGGCGAGCGTGGCACGGGGACGGTGCATCCCCAGCCCGCGATCCACTCCTGCACCCATGCCTCTCCCCCGCGGTCGAGCCCCGAGGCTCAGCGTTCGTCGCGGGCCGCCAGCCGGCCCTGCCACCGGGAAATCTGGTCGGCAACCGAGGCCGGGGCCGTGGAGCCGAAACTCGCCATCCGCTCAACTGCCCGGGATGCCCCCAGGGCGCCGCGCAGGCCGGCATTCCAACCGGCATATTCGTTGGAAAACTCCTCGTCGGAAAGCTCCGCCAGAGGGACGCCGCGGGTCAGCGCCCGGCGGACCAGCCGGCCGACGATCTCGTGCCCGGTCCGCTGCGGCACGCCGGCTGCGATCAGTGCCTCCATGAGGCTGGTGGCGTCGAGGTGACCCCGTTCGAGGTCGGCGCCGATCCGCTCACGGTCGAACCGGGTGGCGGCCACGAGGGGGGCGGCGACGCCGAGCGCGGCCTCGAGCGTGTCGACGGAGTCGAAGATCGCCTCCTTGTCCTCCTGGAGGTCGCGGTTGTAGGCGGTGGGCAGCCCCTTGAGGAGCACGAGCAGCGACTGGACGTTGCCGATCGTCCGCGCCGACTTGCCGCGGACCAGTTCCAGCACGTCCGGGTTGATCTTCTGCGGCATGATCGAGCTGCCGGTGCAGAACCCCTCCGGCAGCCGCAGGAACCCGAACTCCACCGTGCTGTAGAGAATCCACTCCTCCGCCCACTGCGAGAGGTGAACCATCGCCAGGGCAATCACGAACGCCAGCTCGCAGACGAAGTCGCGGTCGCTGGCGCCGTCGAGGCTGTTGGCGGCCACGGCATCGAAGCCGAGCGCCGCGCGGACGTGCTCGCGGTCGATCGGCAGGCTCGTGCCGGCGATCGCGCCCGAGCCGAGGGGAAGGACGTTCGTCCTGCGCCGGCAGTCGACGAGCCGGTCGCGGTCGCGGGCGAACTTCTCCACCCAGGCGAGGAGCTGGTGGGCGGCGAGCACGGGCTGGGCCCGGCGCATGTGGGTGTAGCCGGGGATCACGAGATCCCGTTCGCTGTCGGCGAGGCCGAGGTACGCCCGCTGCAGATCGGCGAGGCCGTTGTCGAGCCGGTCGATCGCCCGCCGGCAGTGGAGCCGGAGGTCGGTGGCCACCTGATCGTTGCGGCTCCGGGCGGTGTGCAGCTTGCGGCCGGCGTCACCGAGCCGGGCCGTGAGCGCGGCCTCGACATGGAGGTGGATGTCTTCCTTGGCGGCGCTGAACTCGAACCGCCCGGCCGCGATCTCGGCCCGGATCTCCTCGAGCACGTGGGCGATCGAGTCGGCCTCCTGGACCGTCATCAGGCCGCAGGAAGCGAGCATCCGGGCGTGGGCGATCGAGCCGTCGATGTCGTCGTCGGCGAGCCGGCGGTCGAAGGAAACGCTCTCGGAGAACGCCTCGACCCGCCGGTCGGTCGGCTCGGCGAACACGCCCCCCCAGGCCTTGGCGGGTGGGGTGGAGTGCGCTGGTCTGGGATCGGTCACGGGTCGGTGCCTGGATGGTGCGGAGCGGGCGACGCGAAGCACAAGACTACCTTGGGGCGGGGGCGCGGAAAGTCCTCCCGCTACACTGTCGTTCATGACGACTCCCGCAGACCTACTGGCCCCCGGCGGACGGCTCGCGGCCCGGCTGGCGGGCTGGGAGTCGCGGCCGCAGCAGATCGAGATGGCGAACCTGGTCGCAGAGGCGATCCGGGAGCGGCGGCACGCGATCATCGAGGCGGGCACCGGCGTAGGGAAGAGCCTCGCGTATCTCGTGCCGGCCGTGCTCGCGGCCACCGCCGACCAGGTCGAGCCGGCTGTCGTCGGCTCCGGCCGCCCCGCGGACGACGACAGCGAAGCCGATGACGCGTCGACTGGATCCGGTCCGCGGCCGCGCCGGGTCGTGATCGCCACCCACACGATCGCGCTCCAGGAGCAGCTGCTCACCAAGGACATTCCCCTCGTCGCCGCGGTCATGCCACGGGAATTCTCCGCGGTTCTCGTCAAGGGACGGGGGAACTACGTCAGCCTGCGCCGGCTCGAGCTGGCGGTCGAGCGGTCGGGCAGCCTGTTTCCCGACGACGCGGAGCGGGCCGAGCTCCTCGACCTCGTCGCCTGGTCGCGTCGCACCGGCGATGGCTCGCTCGCCGACCTGCCGGTCCTGCCACGCGATTCGATCTGGGACGAGGTCGCCAGCGACTCTGGCAACTGCATGGGCCGGGCCTGCCCCAGCCACCAG contains the following coding sequences:
- a CDS encoding DNA-binding response regulator; this encodes MPFVLVVEDDPALGAGLEECFRREHFDVHLERDGAEGLAAARDRAPDCIVLDVMLPGMNGFDVVRTFRAGGGAAPVLFLTARAEEADRILGLEMGGDDYLVKPFSNRELIARVRALLRRARRPEEPAGQIACAGFVLEPEAGVLTLPCGRVVELARYETEILRRLFATPGKVVPRSRLLDEIWGWGGETTTRVVDFHVGNLRRKVESDPARPTHILTAHGRGYRWAGG
- the atoC gene encoding sigma-54-dependent Fis family transcriptional regulator, encoding MLRQPDPNADQTPAPPLRGLIGGSRAMLDVYGTTRRVAATNASVLLLGETGTGKELIAKAIHELSPRGSGPFVRVNCGALSESLLESELFGHVRGSFTGAVANRTGRFEAAHTGTIFLDEINSTTPKLQVKLLRVLQEREFERVGDTETIRVDTRVIAASNRDLLDEVARENFREDLYYRLNVVPIQLPPLRARRDDIPLLVSHFLEHYNDQNDRYVVHIQKEAAEALSKYHWPGNVRELQNVVERCVVMAPGDELTLDLLPPAMRGDRAASPAPGRGGDLDSLARDLVEQGMTTAGPNDENLFERVVSRVERELIAQMLAACGGVQLKAAARLGINRNTLRKKLQEHGLEDEA
- the argH gene encoding argininosuccinate lyase, coding for MTDPRPAHSTPPAKAWGGVFAEPTDRRVEAFSESVSFDRRLADDDIDGSIAHARMLASCGLMTVQEADSIAHVLEEIRAEIAAGRFEFSAAKEDIHLHVEAALTARLGDAGRKLHTARSRNDQVATDLRLHCRRAIDRLDNGLADLQRAYLGLADSERDLVIPGYTHMRRAQPVLAAHQLLAWVEKFARDRDRLVDCRRRTNVLPLGSGAIAGTSLPIDREHVRAALGFDAVAANSLDGASDRDFVCELAFVIALAMVHLSQWAEEWILYSTVEFGFLRLPEGFCTGSSIMPQKINPDVLELVRGKSARTIGNVQSLLVLLKGLPTAYNRDLQEDKEAIFDSVDTLEAALGVAAPLVAATRFDRERIGADLERGHLDATSLMEALIAAGVPQRTGHEIVGRLVRRALTRGVPLAELSDEEFSNEYAGWNAGLRGALGASRAVERMASFGSTAPASVADQISRWQGRLAARDER